One genomic region from Nostoc sphaeroides encodes:
- a CDS encoding PAS domain-containing sensor histidine kinase — MHIEEPATHEPEALSVQDSQSFPESKDLSQENLDPCQCSQAALKMALIASGLGLWDWNLVTNKTYYDPQWKGILGYGVDEIDNDYKSFEQLVHPQDLPRIRQVLHDYLQEYTPVFEVELRMLTKSGEWKWILACGKVFQWDEFGKPVRMAGTHKDITQDKAMSTMVTEPLALSEVERSRSAGCAYATQQYQLFEQLQSTEDQIREKSQQLETTLEELKYTQRQLLQNQKMANLGQLVADMANEINNPVSFIYGNLHPASQYAEDLIKIIELYQHHYPTPTPVIALHLQRLDLGFVKTDFLKLLWSMRAGSERVKEIVFALRNFSNSDEGQMKKVDLYEGFDSVLRILQHRLKEKPDRAGIEVIKTFGELPLIECYPGELNQAFMNILTNAIDALEEKMKHDYSFTPKILIHTEIVSSHLSLINCNEAWGNNNQWGKKYKVIIRIFDNGKGILPHIQRHIFEPFFTTKPVGKGQGLGLSISRQIIVEKHQGKLKCNSQLGQGTELVIEMNTTARHLNNAGKMVATKVKS; from the coding sequence ATGCATATAGAAGAACCCGCTACCCATGAACCGGAAGCTCTATCAGTACAAGATTCCCAGAGTTTCCCAGAATCAAAAGACTTATCTCAAGAAAATTTAGATCCTTGTCAATGCTCACAAGCCGCCTTAAAAATGGCATTAATAGCCAGTGGCTTAGGGTTGTGGGATTGGAATTTAGTAACTAACAAAACCTATTATGATCCTCAGTGGAAGGGCATTCTGGGGTATGGAGTAGACGAAATCGATAATGACTATAAATCCTTTGAGCAACTTGTACATCCACAGGACTTACCAAGAATTCGCCAGGTATTACACGATTATCTGCAAGAATACACACCTGTGTTTGAAGTCGAATTGCGAATGTTGACTAAATCCGGTGAGTGGAAGTGGATTTTGGCTTGTGGGAAAGTATTTCAGTGGGATGAATTCGGTAAGCCAGTGCGGATGGCGGGGACGCACAAGGATATTACTCAGGATAAAGCGATGTCTACGATGGTCACTGAGCCACTTGCCTTGAGCGAAGTCGAAAGGAGTCGAAGTGCGGGCTGCGCCTACGCTACTCAACAATACCAACTATTTGAACAACTCCAATCTACCGAAGACCAAATTAGGGAAAAATCACAGCAGCTAGAAACTACCCTCGAAGAACTCAAATATACCCAAAGACAGTTATTGCAGAACCAGAAAATGGCTAACCTTGGTCAACTGGTGGCGGATATGGCTAACGAAATTAACAACCCCGTTAGCTTCATCTATGGCAATCTCCATCCGGCAAGTCAATATGCTGAAGATTTAATCAAAATCATTGAACTTTATCAACATCACTATCCCACACCGACCCCAGTCATAGCCTTACATTTGCAACGCCTTGACCTTGGTTTTGTGAAGACGGACTTTTTGAAATTGCTGTGGTCAATGCGAGCCGGCTCTGAGCGCGTTAAAGAAATTGTTTTCGCCTTGCGGAATTTTTCAAACTCTGACGAAGGTCAAATGAAAAAGGTTGACTTGTATGAAGGATTTGATAGTGTTCTCAGGATTTTGCAGCATCGTCTCAAAGAAAAGCCTGATAGAGCAGGGATTGAAGTAATTAAAACCTTTGGTGAATTACCCTTAATCGAGTGTTACCCTGGTGAACTCAATCAGGCATTTATGAATATCTTAACTAATGCCATTGATGCTTTAGAAGAGAAGATGAAGCATGATTATTCTTTTACTCCCAAAATTTTGATTCATACAGAAATTGTTAGTAGTCATTTATCATTGATCAATTGTAATGAAGCGTGGGGAAATAACAACCAATGGGGTAAAAAATACAAAGTTATAATTCGCATTTTTGACAATGGTAAAGGTATACTTCCTCATATCCAAAGGCATATATTTGAACCATTTTTTACGACTAAACCAGTAGGTAAAGGTCAAGGACTAGGGCTATCAATTAGTCGGCAAATTATAGTTGAAAAACATCAAGGTAAACTGAAGTGTAATTCTCAATTAGGTCAAGGCACAGAGTTGGTGATTGAGATGAATACAACAGCAAGACACCTAAATAACGCGGGAAAGATGGTAGCCACGAAAGTTAAGAGTTAA
- a CDS encoding AAA-like domain-containing protein, with amino-acid sequence MTIDEVVLLLKASQATGLTTLQEIILRSSWEGKTYTNIACEADYDEERVSKIAAHLWQLLSAFCAYPINKSNFRYTVENHRLSKAHQQLVKEFNKAATAISLEFPSSPVSLNSRFYIPRPPIEELAYAEMAKPGSLICIKAPKKMGKSSLILRLLARANNQGFRTVTLNFQQADKAVFASLDTFLRWFCTSVSRELQLEPKLNDYWNEDMDSKVSCFIYFQECLLSALETPLVLILDEVDWLFEHQEIVGELLPLVRSWYEQAKGVEIWQKLRLVLVYSTEIFVPIKLNQSPFNVGLPIKLSPFTREQVLDLALRHGLDWTDGKNVESLMAMVGGYPYLVRLAFYHLVGKGGLEGDLEQLLQQAPTEAGIYHEYLRQFVLVLQDEPELQNAFYEVINATNYVQLEPALACKLQSMGLINLESDRSTVACELYRLYFREYMTRSESLNNNCVEQLF; translated from the coding sequence ATGACTATAGATGAAGTAGTATTGCTACTTAAAGCCAGTCAAGCAACCGGTTTAACGACACTCCAAGAGATTATATTACGTTCTTCGTGGGAAGGAAAAACCTACACGAATATAGCCTGTGAAGCTGACTACGACGAGGAACGTGTCAGTAAAATTGCTGCTCATTTATGGCAATTACTGAGTGCTTTTTGCGCATATCCGATAAATAAATCAAACTTCCGCTATACCGTAGAAAATCATCGTCTTAGCAAAGCACATCAGCAGTTAGTTAAGGAATTCAACAAAGCAGCCACGGCTATATCCTTAGAATTTCCTAGTAGCCCAGTATCTCTTAATTCCAGATTTTACATCCCTCGCCCGCCGATTGAAGAACTCGCCTACGCAGAAATGGCTAAACCTGGAAGTCTCATCTGCATCAAAGCACCGAAGAAGATGGGGAAAAGCTCTCTGATTTTGCGGTTGCTTGCACGCGCTAACAATCAAGGCTTTCGCACCGTGACGTTGAACTTTCAGCAAGCAGATAAAGCAGTATTTGCCAGTTTGGATACATTTTTGCGCTGGTTCTGTACAAGCGTCAGTCGGGAGTTACAGCTAGAACCAAAACTCAATGATTATTGGAATGAAGATATGGATAGCAAAGTCAGTTGCTTTATCTATTTCCAAGAGTGTTTACTGTCTGCACTGGAAACTCCTCTTGTTTTGATATTGGATGAGGTGGACTGGCTGTTTGAGCATCAAGAAATTGTTGGAGAATTGTTACCATTGGTGCGATCGTGGTATGAACAAGCCAAAGGAGTAGAAATTTGGCAAAAACTGCGTCTAGTTCTAGTTTATTCAACGGAAATTTTTGTTCCGATAAAACTGAATCAGTCACCATTTAATGTTGGTTTACCGATTAAGTTATCTCCCTTTACAAGAGAGCAGGTGCTAGATTTAGCACTACGTCACGGCTTGGATTGGACAGATGGTAAAAATGTCGAGAGTTTGATGGCAATGGTGGGAGGATATCCTTATTTGGTGCGATTAGCTTTTTATCACCTTGTGGGTAAAGGGGGATTAGAAGGGGATTTAGAACAGCTATTGCAACAAGCACCCACAGAAGCAGGAATTTATCACGAATATTTAAGGCAGTTTGTGTTAGTGCTACAAGATGAACCAGAATTGCAAAATGCTTTTTATGAGGTAATTAACGCTACAAATTATGTGCAATTAGAGCCAGCATTGGCATGTAAATTACAAAGTATGGGGCTAATTAATTTAGAAAGCGATCGCTCTACTGTTGCGTGTGAATTATATCGTTTATATTTTCGAGAGTATATGACAAGAAGTGAGAGTTTAAATAATAATTGTGTTGAACAGTTGTTTTAA
- a CDS encoding AbrB/MazE/SpoVT family DNA-binding domain-containing protein has translation MASATITSKGQITIPQEIRDYLNLDTGSKVDFVIDENGAVKLIPLNVPIQSLSGILHRPGMKSATLEEMEVAIQEGSSDWT, from the coding sequence ATGGCTAGTGCGACCATTACGAGCAAAGGACAAATAACTATTCCTCAAGAAATTAGGGATTATCTTAATCTGGACACAGGTAGTAAGGTTGATTTTGTCATTGATGAAAATGGAGCAGTCAAACTGATTCCCCTGAATGTTCCTATTCAAAGCTTATCAGGGATTTTACACCGTCCGGGAATGAAAAGCGCAACTTTAGAAGAAATGGAAGTAGCAATCCAAGAAGGTTCAAGTGATTGGACTTGA
- a CDS encoding type II toxin-antitoxin system HicA family toxin produces MSVKRKELIKYLEQNGFYLLREGGNHSIYTNDIKTLPVKRHRTIDRITANEICKQAGLLPNF; encoded by the coding sequence GTGTCAGTCAAACGCAAAGAGCTAATTAAATACTTAGAACAAAATGGCTTTTATTTATTAAGGGAGGGAGGAAATCATTCCATTTATACTAATGATATAAAAACTCTTCCTGTAAAACGGCATCGTACCATTGATCGTATTACTGCTAATGAAATTTGTAAGCAAGCGGGTTTATTACCTAATTTTTAA
- a CDS encoding type II toxin-antitoxin system HicB family antitoxin, which produces MLITYTAKYTKTNSGYMGQLIEWQEVITEGETLEECRAMLQDATKEMILAYRQQNKEIPTGGSLLEQIPIEV; this is translated from the coding sequence ATGTTAATTACATACACTGCAAAATATACAAAAACTAATAGCGGATATATGGGACAACTCATTGAATGGCAAGAAGTCATTACAGAAGGAGAAACTCTAGAAGAATGTAGAGCTATGTTACAAGATGCAACCAAAGAAATGATTCTTGCTTATCGCCAACAAAATAAAGAAATTCCCACAGGTGGTTCTTTGCTCGAACAAATTCCTATAGAGGTTTGA
- a CDS encoding PD-(D/E)XK nuclease family protein produces MQFDTQLLPRINATAKRENGKQYYVDANGNRFPSVTTILNATKSQADRDRLLNWKTRVGTEEATHITTTASRRGTQTHKQIERYLLGQNPVCPEASRPYWESIKPVLEQIDTVRLVEGSVFHHNLSYSGKVDCIASYQGIPCICEWKTADKPKGSIEHLYEHPLQLTAYIGAANEYYQDYGIQLKHALLVVAIPEMPAEVFWFESAVIKDYWEQWEKRVAEYWERRSVWG; encoded by the coding sequence ATGCAATTTGATACCCAACTGCTACCACGCATTAATGCTACAGCCAAGAGAGAAAATGGTAAACAATATTATGTAGATGCCAACGGAAATCGCTTTCCCAGCGTGACTACAATACTTAATGCCACCAAATCACAAGCAGACAGAGACAGATTATTAAACTGGAAAACGCGTGTTGGTACAGAAGAAGCTACCCACATTACTACAACTGCTAGCCGTCGGGGAACCCAAACACACAAACAAATTGAGCGCTACCTTCTTGGACAAAACCCTGTTTGTCCCGAAGCGAGTCGCCCTTATTGGGAGAGTATCAAGCCAGTTTTAGAACAAATCGACACAGTTAGACTTGTAGAAGGCTCTGTTTTTCATCATAATTTGAGTTATTCTGGCAAAGTTGATTGTATTGCCAGCTATCAAGGTATTCCCTGTATTTGCGAGTGGAAAACAGCAGATAAACCCAAAGGTTCAATTGAGCATTTATATGAACATCCACTGCAACTTACGGCGTACATAGGAGCAGCTAACGAGTATTATCAAGATTATGGTATTCAGCTAAAGCACGCTCTCTTAGTCGTAGCAATTCCAGAAATGCCAGCAGAGGTATTTTGGTTTGAATCAGCAGTCATTAAAGATTACTGGGAACAATGGGAAAAAAGAGTTGCTGAATATTGGGAACGCAGAAGTGTTTGGGGTTAG
- a CDS encoding type II toxin-antitoxin system VapC family toxin, whose product MVIGGDNPVFLDTNILVYASQIQSPFHQAAMEAIQGFYDAGVELWISRQVLREYLATLTRPQQFVNPLPIAIVIQDLRYFYNRFRVAEDSSQVTERLLTLMEEVPSGGKQVHDANIVATMLVYGIPQLLTHNTSDFARFSGLISVLPLQG is encoded by the coding sequence ATGGTGATTGGGGGCGATAATCCTGTTTTTCTGGACACAAATATCTTGGTGTACGCTAGTCAGATTCAGTCTCCATTTCACCAAGCTGCTATGGAGGCTATCCAAGGTTTTTATGATGCAGGGGTTGAGTTGTGGATTAGCCGACAAGTGTTGCGGGAATATTTGGCTACCCTTACCCGTCCGCAACAGTTTGTCAACCCACTACCCATTGCAATAGTAATTCAGGATCTCCGCTATTTTTATAACCGCTTTCGGGTGGCTGAAGATAGTTCTCAGGTGACAGAAAGGTTACTGACACTTATGGAGGAAGTTCCAAGTGGTGGTAAGCAAGTTCATGATGCAAATATTGTCGCTACGATGCTAGTTTATGGCATTCCTCAGTTACTCACTCACAACACAAGTGATTTTGCAAGATTTTCTGGGTTAATTAGTGTCTTGCCATTACAAGGTTAA
- a CDS encoding DUF790 family protein, with product MLPTDLLMHRQNGEEIIPKRLKIDQKTSELAIELINYFQSAVGKTQGVLERQLTDFEGDSTDYRVKRGLAYILKSSFCTFEVVSPLEPQMLRERVFSLAAKSVSSRESTQVTLSKIADDLTQELEREVLLEQVRNGLYADLSENKILTVFDAPTAPDVLNRYNLSQVQGVFYKASQLVLNAHRNVPGEYKLLFRYLKLFQLMAYIEGDADHGFTITIDGPTSLFNPSTRYGLAIAKLIPALLHVTKWSLSSILQTRDAYTNSWKTGRFTLNSECGLVSHYPPGKPYDSMLEASFADKWDALKSGWALEREVDLIPIPGSVMIPDFRLVHADGRTFLLEIVGYWRPEYLQKKFSQVRRAGRDDLILAISERLNLEKAGVKLNDVPARIVWFKDKLLPKAVLAVMD from the coding sequence ATGTTACCGACAGACTTACTGATGCATCGCCAAAACGGGGAGGAGATCATTCCGAAGAGACTGAAGATTGATCAAAAAACTTCGGAGTTGGCGATTGAGTTAATTAATTATTTTCAATCAGCAGTGGGAAAGACTCAGGGTGTGCTTGAGCGACAATTGACTGATTTTGAAGGAGATTCTACAGATTATCGGGTGAAGCGAGGGTTAGCTTATATTCTCAAAAGCAGTTTTTGCACTTTTGAGGTGGTTAGTCCTTTGGAACCACAGATGTTAAGAGAACGGGTGTTTTCGTTGGCTGCAAAATCTGTTTCTAGTCGAGAATCAACCCAAGTTACTTTGAGTAAAATTGCTGATGATTTAACTCAAGAACTTGAGCGGGAAGTTTTATTAGAACAGGTTCGGAATGGACTATATGCTGATTTGTCTGAAAATAAGATTTTGACAGTGTTTGATGCACCCACAGCGCCAGATGTATTAAATCGATATAACTTATCTCAGGTACAGGGTGTATTTTATAAAGCCAGTCAACTGGTGTTAAATGCTCATCGGAATGTTCCGGGTGAATATAAGCTGTTATTTCGCTATTTAAAGTTGTTTCAATTGATGGCTTATATTGAGGGTGATGCTGACCACGGGTTTACAATTACCATAGATGGGCCGACGAGTTTGTTTAATCCTAGTACGCGATATGGGTTAGCGATCGCTAAACTTATTCCGGCTTTACTTCACGTTACTAAATGGAGTCTTTCGTCCATTCTCCAAACCCGCGATGCTTATACAAATAGTTGGAAAACTGGACGTTTTACTCTCAATTCCGAATGTGGTTTGGTATCCCATTATCCACCAGGAAAGCCCTATGATAGTATGCTAGAAGCATCCTTTGCTGATAAATGGGATGCGTTGAAAAGTGGTTGGGCGTTAGAACGAGAAGTTGATTTGATACCAATTCCTGGTAGTGTGATGATTCCCGATTTTCGCTTAGTTCATGCTGATGGACGCACCTTTTTATTAGAAATTGTTGGTTATTGGCGACCAGAATATTTACAAAAGAAGTTTTCTCAAGTGCGACGGGCTGGACGTGATGACTTAATTTTAGCAATTTCTGAGCGACTTAATTTAGAAAAGGCGGGAGTAAAATTAAATGATGTCCCCGCCAGAATTGTTTGGTTTAAAGATAAGTTGTTGCCGAAAGCTGTGTTAGCTGTAATGGATTGA
- a CDS encoding DEAD/DEAH box helicase family protein, protein MVRTPTLNFDRGTLILHPPPRGKGWMDYATWDDRVEKFRIPAIRYRSLVEALQAEDVYFIDEAKQFYPVDLVPSLEMEPYPHQTEALAAWKLAGRQGVVVLPTAAGKTYLAQMAMQSTPRTTLIVVPTLDLMHQWYAHLVAAFPDAEVGLLGGGSRDRTAILVATYDSAAIHAETLGNQYALIVFDECHHLPTDFNRVIAEYAIAPYRLGLSATPERTDGKHAELNILIGQEVYRKRAEDLAGKALAEHQIVQIKVKLSQLERERYNQLIQTRNDFLKQSKISLGSLQGWQMFVQMSARSQSGRRAMLAHREAKDIALGTDGKLRILIDLLAEHYPARILIFTADNATVYRISQELLIPAITHQTPVKERHEILTKFREGKYNTLVASHVLNEGVDVPAATVAIILSGTGSAREYTQRLGRILRKGNIENKQAILYEVVAEDTSEEGTSARRRGERNNEPPRRQGRREEEKKGKLQVVYGSGKERSLKAAEQLEINYSVQNPKLVLSEVEVSKIQNSPDVTDRLTDASPKRGGDHSEETED, encoded by the coding sequence ATGGTTCGTACTCCTACATTAAATTTTGATCGTGGCACATTAATTTTGCATCCACCACCACGCGGCAAAGGTTGGATGGATTATGCTACGTGGGATGATAGAGTTGAAAAATTCCGCATTCCCGCAATTAGATATCGATCGCTAGTGGAAGCACTACAAGCGGAAGATGTTTATTTTATCGATGAGGCAAAGCAATTTTATCCAGTAGATTTGGTTCCCAGTCTGGAAATGGAACCCTATCCGCACCAGACTGAGGCGCTAGCGGCTTGGAAACTCGCGGGTAGACAAGGGGTTGTTGTGCTTCCCACGGCGGCGGGAAAGACTTATTTGGCGCAAATGGCGATGCAGTCAACGCCGCGTACAACGCTGATTGTGGTGCCAACTTTGGATTTAATGCATCAGTGGTATGCACATTTAGTAGCGGCTTTCCCCGATGCTGAAGTGGGATTGCTAGGAGGTGGTTCGCGGGATAGAACGGCAATTTTAGTTGCAACTTATGATAGCGCTGCAATTCACGCTGAGACGTTAGGAAATCAATATGCGTTGATTGTTTTTGATGAATGTCATCATTTACCGACAGATTTTAATCGGGTGATTGCTGAATATGCGATCGCACCTTATCGCTTAGGACTCTCTGCTACACCAGAACGCACCGATGGTAAACACGCTGAGTTAAATATTCTCATTGGTCAAGAAGTATATCGCAAACGCGCTGAAGATTTGGCGGGGAAGGCGTTAGCAGAACATCAAATTGTCCAAATTAAGGTTAAGTTATCGCAACTTGAGCGGGAAAGATACAATCAACTAATTCAAACTCGCAATGACTTTTTAAAGCAATCAAAGATTTCTTTGGGGAGTCTGCAAGGTTGGCAAATGTTCGTCCAAATGAGTGCTAGATCGCAATCTGGACGGAGGGCGATGTTAGCGCACCGAGAAGCGAAAGATATCGCTTTGGGTACTGATGGGAAGTTGCGAATTTTGATTGATTTATTGGCAGAACATTATCCGGCACGAATTTTGATTTTTACTGCTGATAATGCAACGGTTTACCGCATTTCTCAAGAGTTGCTAATTCCAGCAATTACTCATCAAACTCCTGTGAAGGAACGGCATGAGATATTAACAAAGTTTCGGGAGGGTAAATATAATACTTTGGTTGCTTCTCATGTGTTGAATGAAGGGGTTGATGTGCCGGCGGCAACTGTTGCAATTATTTTATCGGGGACGGGTTCGGCTAGGGAGTATACTCAGCGCTTGGGGAGGATTTTACGGAAGGGGAATATTGAGAATAAGCAGGCGATTTTGTATGAGGTGGTGGCGGAGGATACTAGTGAGGAGGGAACTTCGGCGCGGCGGAGAGGGGAGAGGAATAACGAACCGCCAAGACGCCAAGGGCGCAGAGAGGAGGAGAAGAAGGGGAAGTTACAGGTTGTGTATGGGAGTGGGAAGGAACGGAGTTTGAAGGCTGCGGAACAGTTAGAGATTAATTATTCAGTCCAAAATCCAAAACTTGTACTGAGCGAAGTCGAAGTATCTAAAATCCAAAATTCACCAGATGTTACCGACAGACTTACTGATGCATCGCCAAAACGGGGAGGAGATCATTCCGAAGAGACTGAAGATTGA